The proteins below come from a single Dinghuibacter silviterrae genomic window:
- a CDS encoding GH3 auxin-responsive promoter family protein, whose protein sequence is MKILSPAISRLARLRYWRVQQWSEHPRAAQREVLQDLVTMAQYTEIGRRYGLSELFSVKEFKQRIPIHEYEDLKPYIERMMQGEENVLWNTPVHWFAKSSGTTSDRSKFIPVTEESLKDGHYKAARDVLTLYYANFPDSDLLTGKGLVVGGSHQINKVNEEVDVHFGDLSAVLLQNAPFYGQWLRTPELAIALMDEWETKIEKLASSTIKENVTSLSGVPTWTLLLLKRILDITGKNHIADVWPNLELYIHGGVSFTPYREQFARVLGKEISYLEIYNASEGFFAAQDQPKSEGMLLFLDHGIFYEFMPVGEYGKSDPQTVGLQHVELGKQYALVVSTNGGLWRYLVGDTVEFTSLNPFRVRVSGRLKHFINAFGEEVIIDNTDRAIALASEQTGAIVNDYTAAPVYFSDHGNGAHEWVIEFEREPADMATFITVLDTALRQINSDYDAKRHKDIALGLPIVHAVPKGLFNAWLKGKGKLGGQHKVPRLSNDRKHMEEILELLRHWEGR, encoded by the coding sequence ATGAAGATACTGAGTCCCGCCATATCAAGACTGGCGCGGCTGCGCTACTGGAGGGTCCAGCAATGGTCCGAGCATCCGCGCGCCGCACAGCGGGAGGTATTGCAGGACCTGGTGACCATGGCCCAGTATACGGAGATCGGCAGGCGGTACGGGCTGTCCGAGCTTTTTTCCGTCAAGGAATTCAAACAGCGCATTCCGATTCACGAATACGAGGACCTGAAACCCTATATCGAGCGCATGATGCAGGGGGAGGAGAACGTCCTCTGGAACACCCCCGTGCACTGGTTTGCCAAAAGCAGCGGCACCACGAGCGACCGGAGCAAGTTTATCCCCGTCACCGAAGAAAGCCTCAAAGACGGCCACTACAAGGCGGCCAGGGATGTGCTCACGCTCTACTACGCCAACTTTCCCGACTCCGACCTCCTGACCGGCAAAGGACTCGTCGTCGGCGGCAGCCACCAGATCAATAAGGTCAACGAAGAAGTAGACGTCCATTTCGGCGACCTGAGCGCGGTCCTTTTGCAAAATGCGCCGTTTTACGGGCAATGGCTGCGCACCCCCGAGCTCGCCATCGCATTGATGGACGAATGGGAAACGAAGATCGAAAAACTCGCGTCCTCCACCATCAAGGAGAATGTAACCTCGTTGTCCGGCGTACCGACATGGACCCTTTTGCTCCTCAAACGCATCCTCGACATCACCGGGAAAAACCATATCGCAGACGTCTGGCCCAACCTGGAGCTCTACATACACGGAGGGGTCTCGTTTACGCCTTACCGGGAGCAGTTTGCCCGGGTCCTGGGGAAAGAGATCAGCTACCTGGAGATCTACAACGCCAGCGAGGGCTTCTTTGCCGCACAGGACCAGCCCAAGTCCGAAGGCATGTTGCTTTTCCTCGACCATGGCATCTTCTACGAGTTCATGCCCGTGGGGGAATATGGTAAATCTGATCCGCAAACGGTCGGTCTCCAGCACGTCGAGCTGGGGAAACAATACGCCCTGGTCGTTTCTACCAACGGTGGCCTTTGGCGCTACCTGGTGGGCGATACCGTGGAATTCACGTCATTAAATCCCTTCCGGGTCAGGGTTTCCGGCCGGCTAAAGCACTTCATCAACGCCTTCGGAGAAGAGGTCATCATCGACAATACCGACCGGGCCATCGCCCTGGCGTCCGAGCAGACCGGCGCCATCGTCAACGACTATACCGCCGCGCCTGTGTATTTCAGCGACCACGGAAACGGCGCCCACGAATGGGTCATCGAATTCGAACGGGAGCCGGCGGACATGGCCACCTTTATCACGGTGCTGGATACCGCCCTCAGACAAATCAACAGCGACTATGACGCCAAGCGGCACAAAGACATCGCGCTGGGCTTGCCCATCGTGCACGCCGTGCCCAAAGGCCTTTTCAACGCCTGGCTAAAAGGCAAAGGCAAGCTCGGCGGCCAACACAAAGTGCCCCGCCTCTCCAACGACCGCAAGCACATGGAGGAGATCCTGGAACTCCTCAGGCACTGGGAGGGACGTTAA
- the fabG gene encoding 3-oxoacyl-[acyl-carrier-protein] reductase: MQLLKNKVVIVTGAARGIGEGIVRKFAEHGAHIAFTYVSESSAPKAKALEEELWTKGVKARAFRSNAAVFADCEHFVNEVVKEFGTVDVCVNNAGISKDNLLLRVTQEQWHEVIQTNLDSVYNLTKQVIKHMMKAKTGSIINMSSIVGVRGNAGQAAYAASKAGIIGFTKSIALELGSRNVRCNAIAPGFVETDMTHYLKKGHGAAEFLKKIPLGRFGTTDEIADTALFLASDMSSYITGQVISTCGGLNI; encoded by the coding sequence ATGCAACTATTAAAGAACAAAGTGGTCATCGTCACCGGCGCCGCACGCGGTATCGGGGAGGGGATCGTACGCAAATTCGCCGAACACGGCGCGCACATCGCCTTCACCTATGTCAGCGAAAGCAGCGCGCCCAAGGCAAAAGCGCTGGAGGAAGAGCTGTGGACAAAGGGCGTCAAGGCCCGGGCCTTCCGCAGCAACGCCGCCGTTTTTGCGGACTGCGAACACTTTGTAAATGAAGTTGTCAAAGAATTCGGGACCGTGGACGTGTGTGTGAACAACGCGGGTATTTCAAAGGACAACCTTCTATTGAGGGTCACCCAGGAACAATGGCACGAGGTGATCCAGACCAACCTGGACAGCGTCTACAACCTGACCAAGCAGGTCATCAAACACATGATGAAGGCAAAAACCGGGAGCATCATCAACATGAGCTCCATCGTGGGTGTCCGGGGCAATGCCGGCCAGGCTGCCTACGCCGCCTCCAAGGCCGGCATCATCGGTTTTACAAAATCCATCGCCCTCGAACTGGGCAGCAGGAACGTACGCTGCAATGCCATCGCCCCCGGTTTTGTCGAGACCGACATGACGCACTACCTCAAAAAAGGCCATGGGGCCGCGGAATTCCTAAAGAAGATCCCCCTGGGCCGCTTTGGAACCACCGACGAGATCGCCGATACCGCGCTCTTCCTGGCCTCCGATATGAGTTCTTACATCACCGGCCAGGTCATCAGCACCTGCGGCGGTTTGAACATATAG
- a CDS encoding carbonic anhydrase codes for MDFKKLLENNKAWANLRVEEDPEFFKRLANLQKPEFLWIGCSDSRVPANQITDTQPGEIFVHRNIANVVVHTDVNLSAVLDYAVNILKVNHVIVCGHYGCGGVRAAMTRTDFKPILNKWLRNIKDVYRFHQEELDAIPDEEQRADRLVELNVREQVLNLAKMSTIQKAWKTEGRPHLHGWAYGLKDGYINPILHLPPGSPIDPLYEYEDL; via the coding sequence ATGGACTTTAAAAAGTTGCTGGAGAACAACAAGGCGTGGGCCAACCTGCGTGTCGAGGAAGATCCCGAATTCTTCAAACGCCTCGCCAACCTGCAAAAGCCGGAATTCCTCTGGATCGGCTGTAGCGACAGCCGGGTTCCCGCCAACCAGATCACCGACACCCAACCCGGAGAGATCTTCGTCCACCGCAACATCGCCAACGTCGTCGTCCATACCGACGTCAACCTCAGCGCCGTCCTCGACTACGCCGTCAACATCCTCAAAGTCAACCACGTCATCGTCTGCGGTCACTACGGCTGCGGCGGCGTACGCGCGGCCATGACCCGCACGGACTTCAAGCCTATCCTGAATAAATGGCTCCGTAATATCAAGGACGTGTACCGCTTCCACCAAGAGGAGCTGGACGCCATACCCGACGAGGAGCAAAGGGCGGACCGGCTCGTGGAGCTCAACGTAAGGGAACAGGTCCTGAACCTGGCCAAGATGTCCACTATCCAAAAAGCCTGGAAAACCGAGGGGCGGCCGCACCTGCACGGCTGGGCCTACGGTCTGAAGGACGGGTACATCAATCCGATCCTCCACCTGCCCCCGGGCAGCCCGATCGACCCGTTATACGAATACGAGGATTTGTAG
- the lptB gene encoding LPS export ABC transporter ATP-binding protein, with protein sequence MERATIHTQELVKRYGHRTVVNHVSVEVQQGEIVGLLGPNGAGKTTTFYMVVGFVRPDEGAVYLNNEDITKLPMYKRAQMGIGYLPQEASVFRKLSVEDNLAAVLEMTKLTKAQQREKLEALLEEFHLQHVRKNNGDSLSGGERRRTEIARALAVDPKFILLDEPFAGVDPIAVEDIQTVVARLKYRNIGILITDHNVNETLSICDRAYLLIEGKIFKQGTAEDLAEDEQVRNLYLGRNFELKRKDYLLKDAGLI encoded by the coding sequence TTGGAACGGGCAACCATACATACCCAGGAACTGGTAAAACGTTATGGTCACCGGACGGTGGTCAACCACGTGAGCGTGGAGGTACAGCAGGGGGAGATCGTAGGTCTGTTGGGACCTAACGGCGCAGGGAAAACGACTACCTTTTACATGGTCGTGGGCTTTGTGCGGCCCGACGAGGGTGCCGTCTATCTCAACAACGAGGACATCACAAAGCTGCCCATGTACAAAAGGGCGCAGATGGGCATAGGTTACCTTCCCCAGGAAGCCTCGGTGTTTCGAAAGCTAAGCGTAGAGGACAACCTGGCGGCCGTCCTGGAGATGACAAAACTCACCAAGGCCCAGCAACGGGAAAAGCTCGAAGCCCTTCTTGAAGAATTTCATCTTCAGCATGTTAGAAAAAATAATGGGGACTCCCTCAGCGGGGGCGAACGGCGCCGGACGGAAATCGCCCGGGCCCTGGCCGTCGACCCTAAGTTTATCCTGCTCGACGAACCCTTCGCGGGGGTGGACCCCATCGCGGTGGAGGACATACAAACCGTCGTGGCCCGTTTGAAGTACCGGAACATCGGCATCCTCATCACCGACCATAACGTCAACGAAACCCTTTCTATCTGTGACCGGGCCTATCTCCTGATCGAAGGCAAGATCTTCAAACAAGGGACAGCCGAAGACCTGGCAGAAGACGAACAAGTGCGGAACCTGTACCTGGGCCGCAATTTCGAACTGAAACGCAAAGACTACCTGCTGAAAGACGCGGGTTTGATATGA